The Hevea brasiliensis isolate MT/VB/25A 57/8 chromosome 1, ASM3005281v1, whole genome shotgun sequence genome has a window encoding:
- the LOC110655720 gene encoding uncharacterized protein LOC110655720 codes for MGKLSIPILGFLLLFFAAAAGDTKKYLKYKDPKQPLGVRIKDLMSRMTLQEKIGQMVQVERSVATPDVMKKYFIGSVLSGGGSVPAPKASAETWVKTVNDIQKGALSTRLGIPMIYGIDAVHGHNNVYKATIFPHNVGLGVTRDPQLIKRIGEATALEVRATGIPYVFAPCIAVCRDPRWGRCYESYSEDSRIVQALTEIIPGLQGDLPANSKKGVPFVAPGKTKVAACAKHYVGDGGTTRGINENNTVISLNGLLNIHMPAYFNAITKGVATVMVSYSSWNGKKMHANRDLVTGFLKNKMKFRGIVISDWQGIDRITSPPHANYSYSVEAGVSAGIDMVMVPYNFTEFIDDLTYQVKNKIIPMSRVNDAVQRILRVKFTMGLFENPLADLSLTSQLGSQEHRELAREAVRKSLVLLKNGESADEPLLPLPKKAPKILVAGSHADNLGYQCGGWTITWQGLGGNDLTSGTTIVNAIKNTVDPATQVVFNQNPDVNFVKSNKFSYAIVVVGETPYAETFGDSLNLTIPEPGPSTITNVCTSVKCVVVIISGRPVVIQPYLANIDALVAAWLPGTEGQGVADVLFGDYEFTGKLARTWFKTVDQLPMNVGDQHYDPLFPFGFGLTTKRTKN; via the exons ATGGGGAAACTTTCAATACCCATTTTGGGATTTCTACTATTGTTCTTCGCAGCTGCCGCCGGAGACACAAAAAAATATCTGAAATACAAAGATCCGAAACAGCCATTGGGTGTTAGGATCAAAGACTTAATGAGTAGAATGACTCTACAAGAAAAGATTGGCCAAATGGTGCAAGTTGAACGCAGTGTTGCAACCCCAGATGTCATGAAGAAGTATTTTATAG GGAGTGTGCTCAGTGGTGGAGGCAGTGTCCCAGCACCAAAGGCTTCAGCTGAGACTTGGGTCAAAACTGTGAATGATATCCAAAAGGGGGCTTTATCGACTAGGCTTGGAATCCCCATGATTTATGGGATTGATGCGGTTCATGGCCACAACAATGTCTACAAGGCCACCATATTTCCTCACAATGTTGGGCTTGGAGTGACCAG GGATCCTCAACTTATCAAAAGGATTGGAGAAGCAACTGCTCTTGAAGTGAGAGCTACAGGAATCCCTTACGTCTTTGCTCCATGTATTGCT GTCTGTAGAGATCCAAGATGGGGTCGGTGTTATGAAAGCTACAGTGAAGATAGTAGAATTGTTCAAGCCTTGACCGAGATTATACCTGGTTTACAAGGAGACCTCCCTGCCAACTCTAAAAAGGGTGTTCCCTTTGTTGCTCCTGGAAA AACCAAGGTGGCAGCTTGTGCTAAGCACTATGTGGGAGATGGTGGCACAACCAGAGGCATTAATGAAAACAACACTGTGATAAGTTTGAATGGATTGCTCAATATCCATATGCCAGCATACTTCAATGCCATCACCAAGGGAGTTGCAACAGTCATGGTCTCCTATTCAAGCTGGAATGGAAAAAAGATGCATGCTAATCGTGATCTTGTCACTGGATTCCTCAAGAACAAGATGAAGTTCAGG GGCATTGTAATATCAGATTGGCAGGGGATTGACAGGATTACCTCTCCTCCTCATGCCAATTATTCATATTCTGTTGAAGCTGGAGTCAGTGCGGGAATTGACATG GTCATGGTTCCTTATAATTTCACAGAATTCATAGATGACCTAACCTATCAGGTGAAGAACAAAATTATCCCCATGAGCAGGGTTAATGACGCGGTACAGAGAATCTTAAGGGTTAAATTTACCATGGGTCTTTTTGAGAACCCACTTGCTGATCTCAGTTTGACCAGCCAACTTGGTAGTCAG GAACATAGAGAATTAGCAAGAGAAGCTGTAAGGAAATCACTTGTGCTACTGAAGAATGGTGAATCTGCTGATGAACCGTTGCTGCCTCTTCCCAAAAAAGCACCAAAGATACTAGTTGCTGGAAGCCATGCGGACAACTTGGGCTATCAATGTGGAGGCTGGACAATTACATGGCAGGGTCTTGGTGGCAATGACCTCACATCTG GCACAACAATTGTCAATGCAATAAAAAACACAGTTGATCCTGCAACCCAAGTTGTATTCAATCAGAACCCAGATGTAAACTTCGTCAAGTCCAATAAATTCTCCTATGCCATTGTTGTAGTTGGTGAGACCCCATACGCAGAAACATTTGGTGACAGCCTAAATCTGACAATACCTGAACCTGGCCCAAGTACTATCACCAATGTGTGTACATCCGTCAAATGCGTTGTAGTTATCATATCTGGCCGCCCTGTTGTGATCCAGCCCTATCTTGCAAATATAGATGCTCTCGTAGCTGCTTGGCTTCCCGGAACTGAAGGCCAAGGTGTTGCTGATGTTCTTTTCGGTGACTATGAATTCACAGGCAAGCTTGCACGCACCTGGTTCAAGACAGTGGACCAGCTTCCAATGAATGTTGGCGATCAACACTACGACCCTCTGTTTCCCTTTGGGTTTGGTCTAACAACTAAGCGTACCAAGAACTAG